The genomic stretch TTAAGTAACAACACAGGATACATATGTGCATAAGAAAGAGTAGCAATTGTTAAAGATATATGGAAAAATATCATTGTACTGACACAGAGAAACTATAGCAACTGTTGCATTAATGGACGGACCATTAGGAGTAAACTATTAGAATTAGAATTAGAAGCATATGCAGCCAGAGACCGTATTGATATTTTTGGGagcactgagacatggctgagaATAGATAATGGACATGAGATGGGACTAAGAAGGTATACAGCGTTTTGTAAAGACTCACCCAACAAaataaggtggggtggggggaggagtggcaCTATTGATAACAGTTGGCTTAAGAGCTATGCAAAAGGTGGATGTCACAGCAGAAGGGGAGTTGGCAGGAGCAGTTTGAGTAGCAATTATTAATAAAAAAGGCAACAAAGTAATTTTTGGTAACTGCTACTGACTTTCAGCTCAAATTAAAAGGATAAATCATGAATTGTTTGGGCAAATAAAAAAGGCTGCAGGAAAAAACTAATGTAGTAATGATGGGGGGATTACAATATCCCAGAGATAAAGTGGATGGATCAAGAAAGGGATGTGGCAGACAAAGTACTAACAATTTCATAGAGGTAACTAATAATCTTGGGTCAGGGACATTTGCACTCTGCACAGGGTAGGTGGGTGCCCGTGTCTTTTACAGGCCAACTGGAACACCCACtcctgatggggaaagtgtggaaACTTGCTGCAGCAATGGGCATGCAGATCTCAGAGACCAGAAGTGGAACTTTAAAAAAAGAGTCCTGGTTTGCTTATAGGCCAATTTCAGTACTGTAGCCGATTGCCCTGTGACCAATTGTAGTAGGGAAACCagtcatttaaattttaaatatctCCTTAGCAACACTGAAAGTCAGGGATATAGTGGCAGCCTCTTCTCCCAGCATTGCGAGGACGCAAATGGAGGAAGAAACATTGTATGACATATTGCCCTCATTTACATGGCATCATAATATGCCTGCATATTTGTGGGCATGTGTATTATGTGCCACCCTCAAATACAACACAAGTTATGACGGGTGGGAAAAGGGGCTGGGACTCAGCATAACTGGGCACTGCCTCAATTTTCACCCCCACCTTCCCAAATTATGGAATTTTAATGCCAATTTCAGCGCAGAAATTTAGTTCCCGTGTGAAGCTGCAGATTAGTAGGAATTTATTTCTCAGAGTGATTGATGCAAATGGACTTCCATCAGAGTTGGTCTGTGCTAATTCATCAcactcttttaaaaataaattggacGATTCTTTGAAAGGTAGTGGGATTGAAGTTTATGGGAATAGATTTAAGCGTAAGTGATTTAATAGTTATGGAACGCTGTGATATGTTATTCAGTACATGACAAGAATTTATGGAGGAAGCTCATTGTTTTGTCTTTTTGGTATAAATCACTTTCCTTGGGAATTTTAAACTCAGTTATTTGGAGACCATCACAGtagtgtggagagaacagactcaATAAGTTGAATGGCCTCTTCTCAGTCCatggtttcttatgttcttatgctgatTAAGaaatgtggaaagagctttattaCAGGTGCATCATGATTAGTCAGATTACTATAATTCCTGCTAACAAATTCAGATTGTATTTAAACCTCAGCAGCAAAATTGCATGTACTTGTCATGTTGATTTGGGTTTGTTATTTTCTATATAAGGGCAATTAACCCTTTATTTGGGAAAACAGGACATTTGTATCCAAAGATTATTACTTCCTGatacacaaaaagcaaggaaagtAATAGTGTGGACAAGGATGTGAATTATCAGTGATGCATTTTCAGGTTTAAAACATTATCCATCACATTCTTTGGATACAGATACCTCCAAATGCCACAGGAATTGTTAATTTTGAGACTTTTTGATACCAATGACAGTAATTATATGGGAGGACAAGAGTGAACAGTGCGGGTACTGAATGGGCAGTTGCCAGCATTGGGGAAAGCAGTACTGGCAGTTAGAAGCTTGGGTGGGATTGAGATAGCCATACTGGTGAGCTGTGGGAAGGTATTGAAAAGGAAAATGTCAGTAGGACCATACCTTGAATACGCTGAGGCTTGATTTTCCTCATCACAATGCCTGGGGATCACTCAATATCTAAGTGCAATGGAGAGAAAAAGGGGGCAGAGACTTGCTACATCAGGTCTTCACCCTTACTACACTGCCTCGCAATTTCTGGGACTTTCCCAGTGGGTGAACCTAGACTTGTACCTGCAATAGGCACAGATTAGGCTAGGGAAGTAAGGCAGGAGGGGATGTTGCTGGCCCTCCCACCTCAATTTTCAGTACGTATGTTTATGGGACACCAAACGTAAGATGCCTCAAAAAGCTGATGATGAGACATATGTCAGGACATTCCTCAGGTGGGAGGATCTGAGGAGTGCCAGGAGCAAACGGAAAAGGAACAGCACATCagggaagagtttttttttacttggtgccttctggctgctgctctCCTTTTATGCTTGCTGCATGCACTCCTATTTCCATTTCTGGTTGCAATGCAACCCCTTATAGGGTGCACCAGACAGCAAAATTGAGTGGATTGAAGTCTTCACAAATGAAACACATTTGGGGCGTAATGCACCTACCTAATgctgggagggggtggagggagaggtaaATCGGCCTTAATGAGTCTGAAAATGCTACAGCCTAATCCAGTTATTATCAGCTCTTTTTGCAATTTCATTGGTTGCTTCCTTATAAATAAATTGAACAGGACTGAAGCATCCATCCACACTTATATTATACCAAAATCCCTTCACCCGCTGTTTAAATTACACAAAGTTTGAAGATACATTTACTTTAAACTTTGGGTAACTTAAACAGCAGGTGCTACTGGATTTTCTTTGCAGAACAAATAGATAGTCTCCTATCTGCTGAAATCAGATATTTAATTGCTAAATTAAAATTGTTTAAATCAACATAACCATTCTGATTATAATCACTATCAGTCATCTTTTTGAATTCTTAAAAATCTAAATCATCCTCATCGAATTCACTGTTACCAGGTTTCTGTGATTTGTTTCTCATAGAAGCTTGTTGATCTGGTTCTGGATCTGAATCGTTCCCTGCATCGTTCTGATCTTCACATGCTTCAGGACTTGTGCAAATACTTTTTCTGTCTTCATCTGATGAGCTTTCCGGGTACATTTTAGAAGATTTGTTTCCTGGACTATTTGAGCTACTACTTGTGGCTTCTTTAGTGTTAATCTGAACATTATCACCATCAGTGTCCTCCTTTGCAGAATCTTCCAGTATTCCCTCACTGGAGTGCTGTGGGCAACTAATAACATCTAATGAAGCACTCAGTTCTGCAGGCGATTTTGCATTCATGTCTTCTACCACCTCATCAATTTGGCTTTTAACAGCATTAGATTTTACATGCTCATCGGAAAGTTCTGAAATATCATTATCCAAATTTGTAGTCTCATCTACTTCTTCAATGTTATTCTCCGCAGGGACTCTTATATTGTTTTCTGACACCTCGTATTCTTGTTGACTGTCAACTGAATATGATCCTTCTAATTTGTTATTGTTTTCTGTCTCTGGATCTGTATCCTTGTGCAATACATTATTTTCTTCTTTCTGCACCTTATATTCCTCAGTTGCAGTGCTGGCTTCTTCAAGGTTGTTTTCAGTGTTAGCAGTTTCACACTCAATGCACTTGAAATCTTTTTTGTAATGtttgtgttgaatttcatctttATAAACATCATCCTCTTTATCTTCAATAGATTCTTGAGCATCATCTGATTTTATATTTGGTGATTCTCTATATCCTTCACTTTTATCTTCTAGATCATCTTTGCACTCATCAATGTCCTCAAAATTCGGACCCACTGCATCGTTACCAGTTGACACTTTTTCCTCATCCTGATCCAATGTTCTATCTAATTTGTGATTTTCACATTCATTATTCACATTGACGTTTTCTTGATACTCATTTACTGGTTCATCGTTTTGAATCACATGCTCTATTTTATTTTGAACAGGTTCTATGGATTCACTTTCACCACAATCGTGATTATTAATCTCCCTATCCAACAATTCCTCAGGCTCATCTGTGTCAGTGACATGTTTCTTTATTTGCTCATTAGGTCTGTTCAAATTCATCATAAGTATCTCTCTCAGGTCAAAATCTTTAACAATAGGAATATTTCTCTGAATTGCGTTTGTTGCAATTTTTGACGTATTACTTATTTCCGTGCAGGAATCACAAGGACAGAATTTATCACGGTTAAATTGTTCAAGTGCATCAGCATTGTCACCTAACATTTCACTAAAATTCAAATCCTCATCACTTATCAGAGATGAAATATTGTCTGTGCTCTGTTCATGATTAGATTTACTGTTAGATTCTTTAGCATGTGGAGAAAACGTTTTGATTTTATACATAGCCTTTAGCCGTCTCCGTCTTTGTTCTGTTTGCTCAGATGATTCACATCTCTGTGGTTCCTGTGGAGGTGATGGCCTCTTTCTTCCTGCTCTGCTTTGGATTTTTTTTAGTTCTCTTTCAATGCTTCTCTGGATTCTCCTACTAACATCTTCTCTTAAATCAGCAATCATCTGATCTAATCTATCATCGTCTTCTAATTTCCACttaattttaaattcattcacTGAATCTACATAATGTGTAATGAACTGCTTTTCCATTTTTTTCAGCAGTTTCATTAACCAGGCTGGGTCAGGAtcaaaagatttcctctgtgctggCACAGGCTTTTGGTCTGCTATGACAGCTTGTGCTGCACAGCAGTGATCTGATGTTATTTGCTGTGGTGTTACTATGCCAGTACTGTTGCATTTTTCTGGTATTTTATCATGCACAATTTTGTCTTCCTCAGGATCATCTACATCTACTGCCTCATTGTGGTCATTGGCTTTAGTCTGTTGAACTATTTCTTTCATGTCACAGCTGTTCCCGGCTGATGGTTTCAATCCATCTACATCCGGAGCAGCTTGTTCCTTTAAGTTTTGGTTCATGTCCTGTGGGCTTTCTGCAGCGTTGCTGTCTATATTTTCATCCAAATCCTCACCATTATTActttgttcaccactactccactGAACACGACAAGCTATGTCTGGAGTGACTGGACTGGGCGGTGCAACCTCTGACTGTGATATTCTTGAGTTTCTTGAAAGGGATCGTTTTTCAATGTTATCAATACCTTCTGACTTGTTCTTTGCATTACTGCAATTTCTTAACTTTGCTTTCCTACAAGAAACACCAGTCAGTATTGATTCTGCAGATGATATTGAGTATTCTTCATTTTTCTCATTTGGTTTATCACACATCTCAGCATTCTCATCAAATGAGTTTTTCATTAAAAAAGGTTGCTTTTGTTTTGATGTGTCATTCTTCTTGTTAGTACTTGTTCTTAAATCTAAATTACGTTTTTTCTTCTCTGTTGCTAGAGAGACATCAGTTGCCCCATCCATACTGCTATCTCCTGAACCCCCTGATCCACTATTGACATCCACTCCAAAGGAAGACACTGATGTGCCGTTATCATCCGCTGAATTGTGGCCTTTAAATGTTTTTGAATGTTTTACAGCAGGTTGAGAAACCTCTCCCTCACATTCTTCAGCAATGTCAGCAAGCCAGAATGACTTTAGAAACCCTTTGCTTGCAGAATTATTTGCATTATTGAATTTATTTGCATAATGCAATGATTCTTTGTCAAAAAATTGCAGACTGGTAAAGCGTGTCAACAGGGCCTTAGCTGAATGGCTTAGTTTCCTTTCAAATGCAAGGTTTAAATTTGGCAGACTGTTTGACCTATCCAATTTTAATTTCTGTCTAGGAGACAGAAGAGCTTTTAGAATCTCAACAGAGGAATGCACATTATTCGGTAAAACTTTCTCATGCAGATGATTGATCGTAGGGATTACAGAACAGCAAGAACTAATTGGTTTTGACTGTAAAATATCCACCTCTTCGACAATATGTTGGTCAATGCCCTCATCTTCTGCTTTTGGGCTTCCACTGTTTTTCATCTTTACCATCTCGGAATCATTTTTCTCTTTTGATTCCTGATTACTCACAGCAGATTCCTCTTCACGTGGCTTCTCTTCTAATGTTGTAGTAGCCTCTGCTCCACTGTTTTCCCCTTCTGGCATCACATCTATTGCAGATTTTTCACTTTTATCTTGGAATTCCTCTGTGCTGTCATATTTAACGAGCATGTTTTCAGATGGAATTTTTTTCAGCCATTCATAAACAACCTCTTCAAGTGATGCATTTGGCAGTACATCGGGTATAAGATAATTCTTCCCACAGGCAACTGCAACAGTATCTGTggatgttttatttttattctttttgaTATTATTACTGTGTTTACATTTTTCTTTGCTGCTGACTTTTTCACTGTTTCTCTTACTGTCACTTTGATTGATGTTTTCATTGTGAGGATTTTCACTGGTACTCTTCTCACTTAAATTGGATCTAGATCCTGATGTGGTTGGCCTGGAAGCAGGGTTTTTTTCGCCAGTTACTTTAGCAGTAGTCGATGAGCAAATATTCATGCTGCTTTTAGACTTGAGACCAGGGTTCGTTAATAGCTGTCTTGCATTTTTACCATCAGCCTTTCCCTTTTGTGGAAAAGACTGAGGCATGCTCTGAACAGAAGCATTTTCTGTAACTGAGTTTGTTTGGGTTACTGTACCTTCATCTACTTTACAAGACAAAAGTTCTACCTTTGCTACATTTGATAATTTTGAAATGCCGGTTTGTTTTAGCTCATCTTCAACTTGTTTTTGTTCTTGTCTTTCAGCTTCAGCTTTGACTCTAGATGCTTTCGAAACAGTAGAGCAAATGCTATTAGTGTTTTCACATCTCTCACGCTCCATTTTTATATTGTTTTCTGTTTGTAAGACTTCTGAAAAACATGATGTTGGTGTTTTATCCTCATTGCTTGGTTTTCCTTCTTCACCAGCTTTTAAATT from Heptranchias perlo isolate sHepPer1 chromosome 5, sHepPer1.hap1, whole genome shotgun sequence encodes the following:
- the LOC137322158 gene encoding retinitis pigmentosa 1-like 1 protein, whose translation is MNQTSLGYSSAIYPLNFEQPLPSATKATNLTEVTPAKKITFYKSGDPQFTGAKMAVNNRTFKTFDALLDDLTQKVSLPFGVRTVTTPHGIHSINSLEQLEDGGSYICSDKKHVKPINMNTAGRKPATWQGNNPSNARRNTTQRARQEDSHVHRIHMAHKKIILIKNGNVGIHYSIVLHKRHTHSFRSFLDEISELMQYSVRKLYTVDGRNIDTLQALFHCPNVLVCVGHEASKPIVHENFRRKSSEKLPGLTRRSRANINNESSNIKKNVNFGLEAKKSVIHPRLPSRSSRFSLSSDKSYPNGLNMSSSNSDDDIEKRVHVNKDGSLSVEMKVRFRLLNRETLQWSTQIRRSSLTRNTSYEHLCSVEDCATEQVEPMHPDNGFDGSFYPCNADGSNISKLIGAESEKKHCENCCKHFQGYNIWKNPMYPDKITEVNSRNVRHTHSSCSSTSSCRRAVYKRESVESIQTTSSEECTQHFVQQTLSHSETVENGDGGVKYCSASFCSSQSGNCTSDSKTVGHHESGTSISRAQSVTSHHISSHSSTNINHQNSHDEHLSCVSPSNSTASSKRKVAVKTADIEENDRPATSFTSSAEASVDLKDVDSTAAGDKPISNISESFHHLKCNKQIKDECSSGGAQNVPSSYSKHSIDGCKELITLNHLCPSTASSCSTQFSGKTNATSNVGYAEEGKAYSVVSNSSLNIDKNPNREIYEDNKPTSDISLSSVKSKTDSHITQDLNEYERQSMSGSSPEVHGINYELHFQDNDTNGRPVSNTTYSSSKKSNKCTRKMEADDDRADSVLSWSSTSLAAQRMSLTASEDSNVSCSENLSEKNRVKLKYPPATSIHSELSSLSECAEVIVTNSKDRSQRSSNSESINCSSSNSTRRSRSGKAKSEDDYRPSTSVSGNSKPNLKAGEEGKPSNEDKTPTSCFSEVLQTENNIKMERERCENTNSICSTVSKASRVKAEAERQEQKQVEDELKQTGISKLSNVAKVELLSCKVDEGTVTQTNSVTENASVQSMPQSFPQKGKADGKNARQLLTNPGLKSKSSMNICSSTTAKVTGEKNPASRPTTSGSRSNLSEKSTSENPHNENINQSDSKRNSEKVSSKEKCKHSNNIKKNKNKTSTDTVAVACGKNYLIPDVLPNASLEEVVYEWLKKIPSENMLVKYDSTEEFQDKSEKSAIDVMPEGENSGAEATTTLEEKPREEESAVSNQESKEKNDSEMVKMKNSGSPKAEDEGIDQHIVEEVDILQSKPISSCCSVIPTINHLHEKVLPNNVHSSVEILKALLSPRQKLKLDRSNSLPNLNLAFERKLSHSAKALLTRFTSLQFFDKESLHYANKFNNANNSASKGFLKSFWLADIAEECEGEVSQPAVKHSKTFKGHNSADDNGTSVSSFGVDVNSGSGGSGDSSMDGATDVSLATEKKKRNLDLRTSTNKKNDTSKQKQPFLMKNSFDENAEMCDKPNEKNEEYSISSAESILTGVSCRKAKLRNCSNAKNKSEGIDNIEKRSLSRNSRISQSEVAPPSPVTPDIACRVQWSSGEQSNNGEDLDENIDSNAAESPQDMNQNLKEQAAPDVDGLKPSAGNSCDMKEIVQQTKANDHNEAVDVDDPEEDKIVHDKIPEKCNSTGIVTPQQITSDHCCAAQAVIADQKPVPAQRKSFDPDPAWLMKLLKKMEKQFITHYVDSVNEFKIKWKLEDDDRLDQMIADLREDVSRRIQRSIERELKKIQSRAGRKRPSPPQEPQRCESSEQTEQRRRRLKAMYKIKTFSPHAKESNSKSNHEQSTDNISSLISDEDLNFSEMLGDNADALEQFNRDKFCPCDSCTEISNTSKIATNAIQRNIPIVKDFDLREILMMNLNRPNEQIKKHVTDTDEPEELLDREINNHDCGESESIEPVQNKIEHVIQNDEPVNEYQENVNVNNECENHKLDRTLDQDEEKVSTGNDAVGPNFEDIDECKDDLEDKSEGYRESPNIKSDDAQESIEDKEDDVYKDEIQHKHYKKDFKCIECETANTENNLEEASTATEEYKVQKEENNVLHKDTDPETENNNKLEGSYSVDSQQEYEVSENNIRVPAENNIEEVDETTNLDNDISELSDEHVKSNAVKSQIDEVVEDMNAKSPAELSASLDVISCPQHSSEGILEDSAKEDTDGDNVQINTKEATSSSSNSPGNKSSKMYPESSSDEDRKSICTSPEACEDQNDAGNDSDPEPDQQASMRNKSQKPGNSEFDEDDLDF